The following DNA comes from Pieris rapae chromosome 17, ilPieRapa1.1, whole genome shotgun sequence.
tgagttaatcacatcctaaaaagtgtatattccactaatctgacaatttgagagtgacgtaaagagaggggagggcagcaaagttgtaaaaaaaaaacgtcatcttgacattctcgagcgtagctaattttttttttattttgaatgaaataattcaagtatattcaaaaatatataatctgacgatttccgcaagccgaaataacagaatttcgtcgataaagttcgtgcgataaacgcgtgcagctgcgtgatgcctacatttccttctccgcgtttcccttaaaaattagatttcatgtgaatttgaaccgattcggatgagaaattttgaaaaattcaaaaaaaataacaatttgtttttttgaaagtgtttttttgcaataacttttaaacggctttatccaCCAACTTCAAAAACATATCCACCTTTAAGAttgaaaaacgacgtcgatcgccaccaaactggtcaaaattagttgattcgttcgagagatatcgtgaacgaaagaaaaccgaaaaaagtgtttctatcacataacttcgacatttcatatcggattatcgtttttgatgaatttaaataattagagcttaaaaatgcgtcgatcgccgtcaaccgcgggaaattgcttgatccattcaaaagttattggggtttgaaaatttcaaaaatagtgttctatgaaacttctatcagactttcgagctgggagaactcaaacgcatagaaatattatttatttgaactcAGCAagctcataagtacaattttaagcgcccaggaatggaactgcagggatggcctttagggtgaaccgtttttctaatattttttttgtcagatcaggcaaatcgctctagataatcgtcagattatgagacagtacgtttagaatgtaaatctgaaccatatatatcttaatctgacgcgctcgagtatttcaaaatggcgattttttttttgcacattataataatggctgcgagtttgcgtcagatcgaaatcgtcagattattgaatgagagcttttgttttggtgcacttaacacccccttagaaaacctgacgcgctcgattaaatttttttttttttcatttttaacccttacgtacaaccacccccatcatgcaaatgatcagattaacatacgtacattattaaaaatacgtaggacattgatgctatcaatatctgacgcgctcgagtatgtccatgcatttttttttacatatttaaacatctatagccgctttccccaccgatgaataggtatatatcatatacctatataacatttttttcttcttatcatctaagctttgcaacccaataggtctccacgacgctcgagtaaatccccatttagcatcgtgggctcccctaccaaTACAAAAAAGCTACcactttaaaaaagcaaatatatgtattaatattgtctttttttatgtaacatttattcTTTGTTTTCTAAAGCCTTCCGAATACATTCAATTAGATAGAATAAGGTTTATCCGTTAACTTTACGTATTTTCcgtttttaacaaaaaacagtTCATTCAACGACCAACACTACTATCTTCGCTCAAGCCCCTTTTGATCTATATACGGCACTCCAAAGAGATTCAATttctattatctattataaaaatcaatatttcttaatatattgtCATTTCATGATAAAGTTAATACAGCAATTTAACACAAATCAATCAAGCAGATATTAGGGCTATAAAACCTTAAAACtttcattacataaaaatgctACTTTCGTTACGAGAATGTTCCTTCACTGTTGGAGATGTCAATTGCCTACATAGATACAAAACGCATCGATGCACAGCCGGGTTttgaattattacaataaatgacAGCAGTGGCGCTATAATTCTCGGCTTTCGATTTCTCTTTCTAAGACATGGCGATTTCCTCACTCGAGCGAATACGCacgtagaaataaaatacaataagtgTCCAGCCGAGATTACACTGTATGTGACTGGTTGATGGACgctcaagccactaggccaacatcaCCGAGaacaattttcattattaccaTCGAAAAGATCTCTTTGACATTGcagacgaatatttaaattgtttcgtGTTTAACCACAATggtttctaattaaattgccatcaaattataatgaaCAGGTAAATCggctattaaattaacaacatttttaCGATTATTACCATCTAAGattatacgtatttttaaaaattctaagaAGAGAATGCGACAGTTTATCTTTATCTTTCTTTCATATTTTGcgataattataaaaggtaatatgatttgttaatatttcttttattcaataacatattattgttgtaataaaattcagAAAATGAACCTGAAATTGGATCAACCATTTGCCAAAAATACAAGAGCTCAAATagggtaataaataattatcgtttAAGGTGCTGACGTTGCAAGCAAACTAGAATCGCACAATCCCCTCATTGATATAATTCTCAagaaaattagtaaaatatcaTCAGACTCTGTTCAAAATGGGACATATATTGACGATGACAAtgagtttaataaaatcgaGAGACAACTCAAAAAAGCAGCAAAGCCCTTAGGAGAGAAAGGCGACAAATATGTTAAACTGATTATGCGAGGAATCCGATCTGGTAAAAATAGGGTTAAAAGAATAAATGACATAATGAGTAATTCTAATCAAGATGAATTAATGGCAAGTGATTTACATGAAAGTGGTAAGAATGAACATCTGTGTAGGACATGAgtcattattatgattatttaaaattttatataaactaacaatttaaaaatgtacgagaatatggtttaaatttattgtgatAAGGTGCGTAAAAAGTACCTTTGTAGTATAGTTCTAGCGTAGAGcgtaaatctttatttatttatttatacatattatatataaacaattgctTAAATACTAGCGTGCTCGGGTGTTTGAATAACTGTTACCGTATGAAGGCAAATTCATCGTCTTACATAACAGCGTTAATGAGAAATCGAATTCCAGTACGTAGCTCAAACAGAGAGGGTCTTGAAGCAAATAAAATGGATTCATCTttgcaaacaaaaattaatgtaacgaaagatgaaaaagaaaagatttttactTCTATTGAAGATAAGTTACGAAAGGCTGCAGTACCTCTGGGCGATCAAGGTGAAAAATacgtcaaaataattatgcGAGGAATTCGCAATGGCAACaagaatatcaaattaaaagtcaatgataatttattagatCAAACAAAACCTTTCAGTACGTAAAATATTACctactattaaatttacactCTCACCCCAATATTATTACGTTTATAACTTTACAGATATAGGACACGGAAAGTCGCGTGATACTatgttacattatataatCGAAAGAATTGGTAAGTTGTCTCTGGATTCAATTCGTCAAATTGAAACTGACTCTGACTTTGAAGAGAAACTCAAATCGATCGAAGATAACTTGAAAATAGCAGCACAGTCAAAAGGAGAAAAGGGAAAGAAATACATAGACTTAATCCTGCGGGCTTTACGtcgtatttataaacaaactcGTGATGtagattataacaataaagtaACGATGTCTGATGAAGTTGATAAAATCGTTGATGATAcctataaattacataatatgattaaaattgaCGAAGGTAATGATATACTAAGAAACCAAGTAATTCAAGACATAGCAAGTAGTATTACGAatctcataataaaatatcataaatctGGGAATGGCACAGTATCATTACAAGAaatcaaaatgaaattatttgagAGTATGAAGCATAAAGATTTCATAAACAACAATAATGATATACGGCCATTAACTGACTTGCTAATTGATGGAATAAATGCagcaataacaaatattaacatGAATAGACGATATGGTAACAGAATTCAAcctaacataaataacatattagaatttaaaagaccTCAAGATAAACCATCACTTTCTCACAAAGAATGCAGGGATATGGTGAACAAAACTtgctttaatataaacttgatAAAATCCCTAAAATGCTCTAATGCGAATGAAATAATCCACATAACTAAACTTTGCAATGGAAGAGCTGATTGCTCTGATTATTCAGATGAAAAGTATTGCTCGGAACAGGGTAATTATGAcctattcatatttttttatctattattatgattataagtattataacattataaaatgcTAGCTTCTAATCATgtagatataattatattatatattcataaacgttcaaattttaaacataaagtaGTCGTTATAATTCTgaaatgtattgtgttatagatatatgatatattatgtttggAAAGAAAATTTAGATGATTGTATAATAACGACTACCTATAATTTTAGCTATCAAAAAGCTTCGATTTGCGCATAACATCCTTACTGGCTTAAATAAACCACTGGAAAACGGTTGCTTTACGGGCGCTATGAATCCAAACATACTTTcaagacaaaataattttttacaagatatattaaattccCAATtagagtttattgaaaaatataaaactgaaCATCGTATTAAACTTGCAACAAATGGCAATACAAGGAATCGtcttataaatgaaattactgATGTATTAAGCACTTTAACAATGGCGCTAGATAAATCTTTCtgttccaaaaaaaatactcgaaGATTTAATGAAATACTGGATGAAGAAGATCCTTGGCCAGCTGATAAGTGGCCTCCTACGTCATGTCCCTGCCTTCAAGGACCGTGTCAGAATTGTACTTACCCGTGCAAAAGAATCTGTTGGCACAAGAGTAGTTTACGAAATTGGAACTGCGATTCTGTAAACCAGTCATCTATAGTACCTTTAAGTGTAATTTGCGATGGTAAAATTGACTGCTTTGATGAATCGGACGAAAAAGAATGTTTTTTAGGTAcgtatcacttaaaatttataacataccTTTTTATCAGTTGTTGTCTTGcttgcaaatttaaaaaaaaaattgtccttGCTTTCGAGTCCGTATGAGAGCCTCAAttcattatttagttatatatattcggTCCTTCTATTATATCTCGTCTTTTCTATATTACGTTccatagaattattaaaaattatatatatatagatatttaacgTTATAGATACAGCACATGGTAAATTTGCCGcccacaagaattttatagaaGTAACAGATGCTTTAAAATTGAAAGCATCTAAAGATTACAAAtctgaaagaaataaaatctgGGTACTTATCCACGCAGTGTATGATCTAGAAAAGTTAAGCCTTAAACCGAATCCTAACCCAGTGTCACTTAGGGAACATCGAAACGAGTGcttcaaattaattactatggTTTATACTGAATTACTAAAGCATACATCTTATGCCTTTGAAGCAGAAGAATTGTACCAATTTCtgttaaatataaaccaaCAGCTGGGTACGATTATTAAGCAAATAGGCACGGGAAACAAGAAAGTCATATCTGGCGGATGTTTCTGTAGAGACGAAAAATGTGCGGTTTCCTATTGTACTAGAAAATGTGAGAAGTCTTGCGCTGTTGAACTGAAATTCACCAAATATTATTGTCtgggtaaattaaataaatcaattgacATTGATAACATTTGTGATGGAACACACGACTGTGCATTGGAAGATGATGAACGAGACTGTAAAAAAGGTAATTCTTTGTCAATCTCGGAATTACACTTCTCACTTTTAGTTTATGTTCGattttcgttacaaacattcTGTGCATTAGGTACGACGACGTAGGATGTAgttgatataatattaataggaCTTCTTCAGACtgaatattattctaaaattcATAAGctgtaatatgtaataaacaaataataaattataaatataaaatatatttttagaaaatgtcATCTTTTCGATGATATTTCGTAGAAATCCCTGGCAGAGGACAAAGGATCTTACTCTGATTCTGTGATATAGGACCAgtccaaaaacatttttttaaattaaatacatactttatttaCAGAGATGTGTCGAAATCATCATCTAAG
Coding sequences within:
- the LOC123689903 gene encoding uncharacterized protein LOC123689903: MLHYIIERIGKLSLDSIRQIETDSDFEEKLKSIEDNLKIAAQSKGEKGKKYIDLILRALRRIYKQTRDVDYNNKVTMSDEVDKIVDDTYKLHNMIKIDEGNDILRNQVIQDIASSITNLIIKYHKSGNGTVSLQEIKMKLFESMKHKDFINNNNDIRPLTDLLIDGINAAITNINMNRRYGNRIQPNINNILEFKRPQDKPSLSHKECRDMVNKTCFNINLIKSLKCSNANEIIHITKLCNGRADCSDYSDEKYCSEQAIKKLRFAHNILTGLNKPLENGCFTGAMNPNILSRQNNFLQDILNSQLEFIEKYKTEHRIKLATNGNTRNRLINEITDVLSTLTMALDKSFCSKKNTRRFNEILDEEDPWPADKWPPTSCPCLQGPCQNCTYPCKRICWHKSSLRNWNCDSVNQSSIVPLSVICDGKIDCFDESDEKECFLDTAHGKFAAHKNFIEVTDALKLKASKDYKSERNKIWVLIHAVYDLEKLSLKPNPNPVSLREHRNECFKLITMVYTELLKHTSYAFEAEELYQFLLNINQQLGTIIKQIGTGNKKVISGGCFCRDEKCAVSYCTRKCEKSCAVELKFTKYYCLGKLNKSIDIDNICDGTHDCALEDDERDCKKEMCRNHHLRLLQFKIEDVGVKQKGTSMGEVLSTWKEKVINTLKVAEKSGKPTPKVIKEIVKGALRDLVTTYGSVEDYRRKNNNYALDEFTLIAQNVLDTVRSCSK